GAAGGGCGCTCCACAACGGACCGACGCCGCGCGGCGCGGTGGTGTCGACTCGGTCAGCCGGAGCTGACCCGGCGTAGCCGGGGCATCCGCACGACGTTCGCCCCGGAATGCAGGCTCGGCGCCAGCGTTCCCGCGACCCCGTCACGTCCCTTACGGAGGGTGTCGAGCACATCGGTCAGACCGGCCGCCCCGGGCCAGAACAGCCGGCCCTGGCCGGCGGTGCAGCCCATCTCCCACAGCAGCCGGCGTTGGCCCGTCGTGGCCACGCCGGTGGCCACCACCAGATTCGCCAGATCACGTCCGAGTCCGACAAGCGAAGGAAGCGCGGCCGGCGAGTTTCCCGAAGCCGCCAGCGCCGGATGGTCGATCTTGACCAGGTGGACCGGGATCCGCAGGAGCGCCGCGAGCGAGACGTCGGAGGTGCCGAATCCGGCGAAGGCGATCCGGACTCCGTCGTCGTGCAGCTGGTCGAGGGCCCTGGTGGCCAGGTCCGGACAGTTCGCCCCGCCGGTCTCGGTGAGCTCGATGATCAGCTGGTCGGCGGCGATTCGATGAGCCGCCAGCCGCTGCCGGATCTCGGTGGGGAACGCCGGGTCGAGCAGGCTCCGCGCGGAGACGCAGACCGACACCGGAAGGCGGAATCCGGCGTCCTGCCAGACCCGCGCCGCCGCCAGCGACCGGTCGACCATGCTCCGGGTGAACTCGGCGAGCAGTCCGGACCGCTCGACCAACGCCAGCATCCCGGTGGCCGGCTGGTCACCGAGCTCCGGCTGACCCCACCGGACGACCGCGTCGACGCCCAGTGCCGCCCCACTACCGAGATCGACGATCGGCGCGAAGCCGATGTCGAACCGGTGTTCGCTGACCGCACCGGGAAGTTCACCCCGCAGCGCCAACCGGTGTGGATCAGCGGTGTCCCGGCTGCGGTCGTACCGGGCCAACGCCCGTCCGGCATCCTTGGCCTGGTACATCGCCACGTCGGCCCGGCGCAGCATCTCCTCGGTACTCGAGCTGCCGTTGGCGGTGGCGAGACCCGCGCTGGCCCGCAGGCTCACCCGGATCCCGTCGAGGTCCATCGGATCGCGCAGCACCTCGAGGATCTGGCGGGCGTCGTGTTCGGCCCGAGCCGGCGCGGAGTGCCCGTCGAGGATGACAGCGAACTCGTCGCCGCCCAGCCGGGCCACCAGGCCGTCACCCGCCGCCCCGCGTAGCCGGTTCGCCACCTCGATCAGGACCTGGTCACCGGCGGAATGGCCGAGGGTGTCGTTGACCTCCTTGAAGTGGTCGAGATCGATGAGCAACAACGCCGTACTGGGCAGACTCCGCCGGTCGGCCAGTGCCGCCCCGAGGCGGTCGCGCAGGTGGCGGCGGTTGGCGAGGCCGGTCAGCGGGTCGTGGGTCGCGTCATGTTCGTGGCGGGCGGCGAGTTCGGTGGCCTGCGCGTACGCGATCGCGTTGCGGATCGCCGTGGTGAGCGCCGCGCCGAAGGTGCGCAGCGTGTACCGCTCCCGGTCGGACAGCCCGGCGGTCGGCAGGACCAACCGCAGCACACCCGGACCGGTCGGTTCCGGTCCGATGGCGCCAAGCGGCACCGTGACGGGTTCACCAGCGGAGGGTGGGCCGCCGGCTCCGGCCGGGCCGTCGTACCGTAGGCCGTGCTCATCGCCCCGGATCAACCGGCGTTGCCCGGCGTACTGGAACTCGATCTCGACCAGCCGCGCGGAGAACAGCCGGGCCGCTCCGTCGATCGCGGTCCGCAGCACCACGTCGAGGTCGACGGTGTTGAGCGCGTCGGTGGTTTCGGCCAGCTGCCGCCAGGCCGAGCGCTCCTCGCCGAGGTGCAGCCGCCGCCGATATCCGGAGTGCAGCAGCAAGACCGCGAGCGGGGTGGCCACCAGCAGTCTCGCGTCGATGGCGGTCACCAGCACCGTGGCCAACGCCAACACCAGGGTCGCGGCCTTGACGCCGGCGCGAACGCGGGCACCCCGCTGGACCACTCGCCGCCAGGGGGTCCGGTCGGCCAGCGCGACGACCGGCACCGGTACGGTCTCGTCGACCACGGCGTAGACGAGTGCGGCGGCGCACAGCGCCACCACCGTGGTCGGCCAGGAGTCGGCGAGATGTCCGGTGGAACCGAGTACCGGGGTCAGCCCGATCCAGCCGGCGGTGAGCGCCGCGGCGAGTGCGGCGATGGACTCCTTGGCGGCGGCGAAGGCGACCTTCGCGGGCGCGGAACCGACGACCGACCGACCGACGCCCACTCCGACAGCGGTGCAGACGACCACCCAGTGTGTCGGCAGCACGGCCACCGACACCAGCACCGCCGCGCTGGTCGAGGAGATGCCCTGAGGGGTACGGGTACGGATGGGCACGGTGCACCCGCTGGCCACGGCGACCAGGCTGGCCAGCACCACCGGGTAGTAGAGGGCCGGACGGCTGGGTGGTGCCTCGATCCCGGACACCGCCCATGCCACCGTCACCAGGCCACAACAGACGATCAGACCGACGATCGGCGCCAGCCGCCGGTCCATCCCGTCGCTACGCACCGTAGCTCTCGCCTCGCTTCCTGGCCGAACAGAACCATCTACATAAGCCTCGCGTCAGCGTCTCATAACTCACCGTCCATAGAACAGGTCCGGAGTCACAGCCAATCGTTGTCACGCATCTCGCCACCTCCTCCGATCTACTCGATGCAGTGGAAGGATAAGCAACGTAAGTACCGGTTGGTATAGCTAAATGTCTTTTGCCCCACTAATCGACTATTATTGCTAAATGAGCGCAGAGCGCCTTTAGGAACCCACGGGACCACATCGGATACTCCGCGACACCACTTTCCAAAGTGATCAGTGCACAACGGATGAATCCGAGACGAACCCGGACGACACCTCGGCCGTCAAGGCACGATCGGAACCCCACCCATCACCACGAACTCCGCGCCCGACGGGCGAACCATCACCCTCGCGCCACTGACCAGAGCGCTCGCCGACCCGCACGCAGGAAGGCACCCGCCCGAGGGAAATCACGAAGAGTCTCGACATAAACACTGAGGGTTCTCATCACGCCGGCAACGGACACTCCGCGAGCGGCGAGTACGTCGCGTGTCCACCGCATCGACTCGGTGAAAAGCTGCTCGTCGTCCACATAGACGGCGGCGGCCAGGAAGTCGACGATATGCCCGAGGTCGGCGACGGTCGCGTCCCATTGGGCAACCGTGTAGTCGGCGACGCTCGGTTGCCTGCGCCGCAGGTCGTCCAACCCCAGATCGATGATCTCGGCCCGTCGACTGATGAGTCCGACGTACTCCTCGCCGCCGAGCGAGCCGGTCCCGGTGCCCGGCCCGGAGAGCGCGTCCCCACCCTCGGCCAGCAGATCGGCGGCCCGGCGGGCGTCCGACGCCCAGACCACCCCGAGCTTGCGGGCCCACCGCCCGTCCGGACCGAACCCACGCCCACCCACCAGGATCGGCACGTCCGCGCGGCGGCACGACTCGATCATCCGGTGTGCTTGGGGAAGTCGCATCGGCAGCGCGCAGGCCAACGCGAGCGCGGACGCGTCATGACGATGCAGGTACCCCATCAGGTGCACGGCCGGCACGCTGGCCCCCAGAAAGGTGACCTGCCAACCGCGCAGCCGTAGCACTTCGGCGACCAGCCGGGGTGGCAGGGCATGCCACTCGCCGTCCATGCAGGCCACGATCACCCGGCCCCGGTACGGCCGTGGTGCCGACCTGGTGGTGACGGCGGAGACCACCAGCTCACTGATGTGGGTCGCGGCGTGTTCCTGAGCGACCGACCACTCGTTGCTCTGCCACCAGCGGCCCACCTGGACCTGCGCCGGTACGATCAGCTCCAACAGGACCGATTCCGCCGCGACCCCGGTGGTGAGCAGTTCGTCGGCGAGTTCCAGCGCACCGATCTCGTCCGCCGCCGCCAGACAGGACAGAAAGGCTGGATAGGCGCTAGCCAGGTCTAAGGTGGACGGGGCCGCCACTACCGGCCTGCCTCCGGTTTCGCCGGGCCCGAACCGCCTACCGGGTTCGCCTGGGAGGGACCGGTACCGGTGATCGTGTCGGGCACCGCGTGCAGGTGCCGACCGCGTGCCCTCGATGACGGCCGATCGGCACGGACCGCGAACACGGCGATGTCGTCGTGTTCGCGACCCGCCAGCCAGTCACCGGCCAGCTGTTCGACCCGCTCGGCGAGCGCCGGGGCCGGCATCCGGTGACAGCCGCGCAGGGCGTGGACGAGCCGGCTGAGCCCGTACTGCTCGTCGCCGTAGCGACCGCCCCGGGCCTCGGTGACGCCATCGCTGTAGAGCAGGCAGGTCTCCCCCGCCGCGAGATGCACGGCGACCTGACCGATCCGGGGATCCGGCACCACCCCGATCAGCATCCCGCTCAACGGCACCGGCTCGACCGTGCCGTCGGCGCGCAGCACAAGCGGCGGTAGATGGCCGCCGCCGGCGAGGGTCACGGTCACCCCGCCGTCGCGCCCCGGCTCGGCAACCCCGAGCACCATCGTCGCGAACCGGCCTTGACCGTGTGCCTGGGTGGTCTCCAACACCGACTCGTTGAGCAGCCGCAGCAGCTGCCTCGGGTCGGTCTCGACGTTACGCAGTGCCTGCAGGCCCTGCCGCACCTGGCCGGTGAAGACGGCCGCCTCGACTCCCTTGCCGGAGACGTCGCCGAGGAAGAACAGCGTGTTGCCGTCCGAGAGGTCGAAGGCACCGTAGAAGTCGCCGCCGATCCGCAACGACGACTGCGCCGGCCGGTACGCCGTACCCCATTGCAGCCCGGCGACCGGCGTGGGAGCGGTGGGCAGCAGGCTCGCCTGCAGAGTCTCGGCGATCTCGGACTGATGCCGGAAGAGCACCGCCGCGTCCAGCGCCGAACCGGCCCGGGCGGCGAAGCCTCGGAGCAGGTGATCGTCGGCGTCGTCGTACTCCGCCGGACGAGATCGTACGACGACCAGCACCCCGGTCGGACGGGCACTGCCGGGCAGCCCGGTGATCCGCGGCAACGCCTCACCGGCCTGCGCCTCGGTCAGCCAGCCGACATCGACCAACTGTTCGGCGAGCCAGTCGACCGACGTGGGCTCGACCCCCGCCAATGCTTCCGTGAACGCTGGTGGCAGTTCGGCCATCGGCACCATTCCGCCGTCGACCTCGGGCCTGGTGCCCGCTGCCCCACCGCGCGCCCGCCACCACTGCGCCCGACCTCGGCGCGGAGCCAGGACCAGTATCGCCACCTCGCCCAGTGTCGGCACCGCGAGCCGGACCGCCGCACGGGCGGCGCGGTCCTCGTGCAAGGGGTTGCCGAGTTGCTGACTGGCGGTGGCCAGGAACATCCATCGCGCCCGTTCCGCGAGCAACGCGTCGGATCGGGCAGTCGAGTCGGTGGCGTCGTCGACGTACCAGCCGATCCGGTCCGGGCCGAGGGTCACCCGACGCAGCCGCAGCCGGTGCCCCCGGTGACTCAGCTCCGCCGGGGTGACCTCGGCGGCCATCGCGGCGGCCAGTCCGGGGATGCCGCTGGCCGCGACCACCTGGTCGGACGCGAGTTCGGGCAGCAGCCGGCGAGCGGTCGCGTCAACGTGTCGGACCACGCCGGCACCGTCACAGACGACCAGGCCCTCCCGGAAGTTGTCGATCACCGCCTGATCGACGATCGCCGGCTGGCGAAGCAGATCAGCCGGCGCGCACCGTACCCCGGCGGCGGGCAGGCCCGCACCGGAAGCCGTCGATGCCGTCGGCTCTGGTGCCCGGACCGACCCGTCACCCGAATCGCAATTCGTGACGTCGGCGGCGCTCACCAGCCAGACCCACTCCTCACGTTCATCGACACGACCGCCGGCATCATGGTCACCGGGGTCACTACTCGTGCTCCACCCTACGCGGGTCACCGGCGACCGCCACCGG
The sequence above is a segment of the Solwaraspora sp. WMMD406 genome. Coding sequences within it:
- a CDS encoding EAL domain-containing protein → MRSDGMDRRLAPIVGLIVCCGLVTVAWAVSGIEAPPSRPALYYPVVLASLVAVASGCTVPIRTRTPQGISSTSAAVLVSVAVLPTHWVVVCTAVGVGVGRSVVGSAPAKVAFAAAKESIAALAAALTAGWIGLTPVLGSTGHLADSWPTTVVALCAAALVYAVVDETVPVPVVALADRTPWRRVVQRGARVRAGVKAATLVLALATVLVTAIDARLLVATPLAVLLLHSGYRRRLHLGEERSAWRQLAETTDALNTVDLDVVLRTAIDGAARLFSARLVEIEFQYAGQRRLIRGDEHGLRYDGPAGAGGPPSAGEPVTVPLGAIGPEPTGPGVLRLVLPTAGLSDRERYTLRTFGAALTTAIRNAIAYAQATELAARHEHDATHDPLTGLANRRHLRDRLGAALADRRSLPSTALLLIDLDHFKEVNDTLGHSAGDQVLIEVANRLRGAAGDGLVARLGGDEFAVILDGHSAPARAEHDARQILEVLRDPMDLDGIRVSLRASAGLATANGSSSTEEMLRRADVAMYQAKDAGRALARYDRSRDTADPHRLALRGELPGAVSEHRFDIGFAPIVDLGSGAALGVDAVVRWGQPELGDQPATGMLALVERSGLLAEFTRSMVDRSLAAARVWQDAGFRLPVSVCVSARSLLDPAFPTEIRQRLAAHRIAADQLIIELTETGGANCPDLATRALDQLHDDGVRIAFAGFGTSDVSLAALLRIPVHLVKIDHPALAASGNSPAALPSLVGLGRDLANLVVATGVATTGQRRLLWEMGCTAGQGRLFWPGAAGLTDVLDTLRKGRDGVAGTLAPSLHSGANVVRMPRLRRVSSG
- a CDS encoding cobalamin-dependent protein (Presence of a B(12) (cobalamin)-binding domain implies dependence on cobalamin itself, in one of its several forms, or in some unusual lineages, dependence on a cobalamin-like analog.), which produces MAAPSTLDLASAYPAFLSCLAAADEIGALELADELLTTGVAAESVLLELIVPAQVQVGRWWQSNEWSVAQEHAATHISELVVSAVTTRSAPRPYRGRVIVACMDGEWHALPPRLVAEVLRLRGWQVTFLGASVPAVHLMGYLHRHDASALALACALPMRLPQAHRMIESCRRADVPILVGGRGFGPDGRWARKLGVVWASDARRAADLLAEGGDALSGPGTGTGSLGGEEYVGLISRRAEIIDLGLDDLRRRQPSVADYTVAQWDATVADLGHIVDFLAAAVYVDDEQLFTESMRWTRDVLAARGVSVAGVMRTLSVYVETLRDFPRAGAFLRAGRRALWSVARG
- a CDS encoding PP2C family protein-serine/threonine phosphatase, with product MSAADVTNCDSGDGSVRAPEPTASTASGAGLPAAGVRCAPADLLRQPAIVDQAVIDNFREGLVVCDGAGVVRHVDATARRLLPELASDQVVAASGIPGLAAAMAAEVTPAELSHRGHRLRLRRVTLGPDRIGWYVDDATDSTARSDALLAERARWMFLATASQQLGNPLHEDRAARAAVRLAVPTLGEVAILVLAPRRGRAQWWRARGGAAGTRPEVDGGMVPMAELPPAFTEALAGVEPTSVDWLAEQLVDVGWLTEAQAGEALPRITGLPGSARPTGVLVVVRSRPAEYDDADDHLLRGFAARAGSALDAAVLFRHQSEIAETLQASLLPTAPTPVAGLQWGTAYRPAQSSLRIGGDFYGAFDLSDGNTLFFLGDVSGKGVEAAVFTGQVRQGLQALRNVETDPRQLLRLLNESVLETTQAHGQGRFATMVLGVAEPGRDGGVTVTLAGGGHLPPLVLRADGTVEPVPLSGMLIGVVPDPRIGQVAVHLAAGETCLLYSDGVTEARGGRYGDEQYGLSRLVHALRGCHRMPAPALAERVEQLAGDWLAGREHDDIAVFAVRADRPSSRARGRHLHAVPDTITGTGPSQANPVGGSGPAKPEAGR